In Burkholderia gladioli, a genomic segment contains:
- a CDS encoding cytochrome c: MKPDRAVNEAASTALAEAREAPAASLAAAPGERDAAEVASRRHAEYGWPTGTPGVSAMLDVEAGISEQGRLASWRYRARLSTASGEARSRPAPVSGEAPAHGDSGAYGGYGERALPFVYRHAEARIEVEDPAFAIPAHAHVFARESGLDECAAELRADPVELRLRHLDPVADAGAQAVIRMVSERARWQAPAVAVPASSWLRGRGFAFDGRRVEADRAEQGAPGTASLDARSDWSAWVVDIEVDPASGDIALRRVVAGQGAGEPGPDGLPRGSGVAAAQVEATVARLLGVQHAARHAFDESAGEGGAGGDALAYELTRAGQATGEPAAAPDLASLDPAERARLERAAAPAAAAIANALYDATGVRFRAPPFDARTVREALATHQARAAMAARQPTAAQRWRRWLKGGGIGGVVGGLIGLAGAMLPGPAPIAPIPAGSAGGAQVWSAETLERGRLVAIAGDCAVCHTAPGGKPNAGGFPLETPFGTIYSTNLTPDAETGIGNWSYPAFARAMREGISRDGHHLYPAFPYTAFAKLSEPDMLALYAYLMSQPAVKAVLPPTRLPFPMNQRRLVAGWNWLYHDDTPYVPDPARSAQWNRGKYLVDGAGHCSACHSPRNALGAEKGGFAYLSGGQAEGWDAPALVAASHAAPVPWTEDALFRYLRTGFSPEHGVAAGPMAPVVAGLAELPEGDVRAIAHYLASLSPSVDAQAASAAAASRAGGAELVSTLGMENGRRAFDAACAVCHAESGGVGHFGVRPLMGLNTSVSHANPDNLLRVLQNGIAQPATAALGYMPAFRDEFDDRQMAELAAYIRKRYAPDQPAWRDLEAASARIRAQGAGH, from the coding sequence ATGAAGCCTGATCGCGCGGTGAACGAAGCCGCCTCGACCGCGCTGGCCGAGGCGCGCGAGGCGCCGGCGGCAAGCCTGGCTGCGGCGCCGGGCGAGCGAGATGCCGCCGAGGTCGCCTCGCGGCGCCATGCCGAATACGGCTGGCCGACCGGCACGCCGGGCGTGAGCGCGATGCTCGATGTCGAGGCGGGGATCTCGGAGCAGGGCCGGCTCGCGAGCTGGCGCTACCGGGCGCGCCTGTCGACGGCGAGCGGCGAGGCGCGCTCGCGGCCGGCGCCGGTATCGGGCGAGGCGCCTGCTCATGGCGATTCTGGCGCATATGGCGGGTATGGCGAGCGCGCCTTGCCCTTCGTCTATCGGCACGCCGAGGCGCGCATCGAGGTGGAGGATCCCGCGTTCGCGATTCCGGCGCATGCGCACGTGTTCGCGCGCGAATCGGGTCTCGACGAATGCGCGGCCGAGTTGCGCGCCGATCCCGTCGAACTGCGCCTGCGCCATCTCGATCCGGTCGCCGACGCGGGCGCGCAGGCGGTGATCCGGATGGTGAGCGAGCGGGCCCGATGGCAGGCGCCGGCGGTGGCCGTGCCGGCCTCGTCCTGGTTGCGCGGACGCGGTTTCGCTTTCGACGGGCGGCGCGTCGAGGCGGATCGGGCCGAGCAGGGCGCGCCGGGCACCGCGTCGCTCGACGCGCGTTCGGACTGGAGCGCCTGGGTGGTCGACATCGAGGTCGATCCGGCCAGCGGCGATATCGCGCTGCGTCGCGTGGTGGCCGGGCAGGGCGCCGGCGAGCCCGGCCCCGACGGCTTGCCGCGCGGCTCGGGCGTGGCGGCCGCGCAGGTGGAGGCCACGGTGGCGCGCCTGCTCGGCGTGCAGCATGCCGCGCGTCATGCCTTCGACGAGAGCGCCGGTGAAGGTGGCGCAGGCGGCGACGCGCTCGCCTACGAACTCACGCGCGCCGGCCAGGCCACGGGCGAGCCGGCGGCCGCGCCGGACCTCGCTTCGCTGGACCCGGCCGAACGCGCGCGGCTAGAACGGGCCGCCGCGCCCGCGGCGGCGGCGATCGCGAACGCGCTTTACGACGCCACCGGCGTGCGCTTTCGCGCGCCGCCCTTCGACGCGCGCACGGTGCGCGAGGCGCTGGCCACGCACCAGGCGCGCGCCGCGATGGCGGCGCGGCAACCCACGGCTGCGCAGCGCTGGCGGCGCTGGCTGAAGGGCGGCGGCATCGGCGGCGTGGTGGGCGGGCTGATCGGCCTGGCCGGCGCGATGCTGCCGGGCCCCGCGCCGATCGCGCCGATCCCGGCCGGCTCGGCGGGCGGCGCCCAGGTGTGGAGCGCCGAGACGCTGGAGCGCGGCCGCCTGGTGGCGATCGCCGGCGACTGCGCGGTCTGCCACACGGCGCCGGGCGGCAAGCCCAACGCGGGCGGCTTCCCGCTCGAAACGCCGTTCGGCACGATCTACTCGACCAATCTCACGCCCGATGCCGAGACCGGCATCGGCAACTGGTCCTACCCGGCCTTCGCGCGCGCCATGCGCGAGGGCATCTCGCGCGACGGCCATCATCTCTACCCGGCTTTTCCGTACACGGCTTTCGCCAAGCTCAGCGAGCCCGACATGCTCGCGCTGTATGCCTACCTGATGTCCCAGCCGGCGGTGAAGGCGGTGCTGCCGCCCACGCGCCTGCCGTTCCCGATGAACCAGCGGCGCCTGGTGGCCGGCTGGAACTGGCTCTATCACGACGACACGCCCTATGTGCCCGATCCGGCGCGCTCGGCGCAGTGGAACCGCGGCAAGTACCTGGTCGATGGCGCCGGCCATTGCAGCGCCTGCCATTCGCCGCGCAACGCGCTGGGTGCCGAGAAGGGCGGTTTCGCCTACCTGAGCGGCGGCCAGGCCGAGGGCTGGGACGCGCCGGCGCTGGTCGCCGCCTCGCACGCGGCGCCGGTGCCCTGGACCGAGGACGCGCTGTTCCGCTACCTGCGCACCGGCTTCTCGCCCGAGCACGGCGTGGCGGCCGGGCCGATGGCGCCGGTGGTGGCGGGGCTGGCCGAGCTGCCCGAGGGCGACGTGCGCGCGATCGCGCATTACCTCGCCTCCTTGTCGCCCTCGGTCGACGCGCAGGCGGCGTCGGCCGCCGCCGCGTCGCGCGCCGGCGGCGCGGAGCTGGTCTCGACGCTCGGCATGGAGAACGGGCGGCGCGCCTTCGATGCGGCCTGCGCGGTCTGCCACGCGGAATCGGGCGGCGTCGGCCACTTCGGCGTGCGCCCGCTGATGGGGCTCAATACCAGCGTGAGCCACGCCAATCCCGACAACCTGCTGCGTGTGCTGCAGAACGGCATCGCTCAGCCGGCCACGGCCGCGCTCGGCTACATGCCGGCCTTCCGCGACGAATTCGACGATCGCCAGATGGCCGAGCTCGCCGCCTACATCCGCAAGCGATACGCGCCGGACCAGCCGGCCTGGCGCGATCTGGAAGCGGCCTCGGCGCGGATCCGCGCGCAGGGAGCGGGGCATTGA
- a CDS encoding LysR family transcriptional regulator, giving the protein MQRVPSLKLLMGFEAAARLGNFSRAADELHLSQSAISHQIQQLEEQLGQPLFRRVGRGVELTVAGEVLQRSVRRSMDTLRSGLGRIASYLDPGLVVLVCPAPLLHGWLQPRLEQLQQALPELCPLLSTDESARYVDEIDVDLTIGARPMQQPGLLETPLLRDEWVTVCASGLARQLSGVPRAEHHRHAGLICLEENLTDESTAALLRGPLSAYRIRAIYDDQRLVLDAVRRGRGLACVSRLAAQDEIARGALRVLEDYPRLPGTTWWLSRVAGPSRSPIVGQLLDWLLAQGDPASDGTNPAA; this is encoded by the coding sequence ATGCAGCGCGTTCCTTCCCTGAAATTACTGATGGGCTTCGAGGCGGCCGCGCGCCTGGGCAACTTCTCGCGCGCTGCCGACGAGCTGCACCTGTCGCAATCGGCGATCAGCCACCAGATCCAGCAGCTTGAGGAACAGCTCGGGCAGCCGCTGTTCCGCCGCGTGGGCCGCGGCGTGGAGCTGACGGTGGCCGGCGAGGTGCTGCAGCGAAGCGTACGACGCTCGATGGACACGCTGCGCAGCGGGCTCGGCCGGATCGCCAGCTATCTCGATCCGGGGCTGGTGGTGCTGGTGTGTCCCGCGCCGCTGCTGCACGGCTGGCTGCAACCGCGTCTCGAGCAGTTGCAGCAGGCGCTGCCCGAGCTGTGCCCGCTGCTCTCGACCGACGAGAGCGCGCGCTACGTCGACGAGATCGACGTCGACCTGACGATCGGCGCGCGCCCCATGCAGCAGCCGGGCCTGCTGGAGACGCCGTTGCTGCGCGACGAATGGGTGACGGTTTGCGCGAGCGGACTGGCCCGGCAATTGAGCGGGGTGCCGCGCGCCGAGCATCATCGGCACGCGGGATTGATCTGCCTGGAGGAGAACCTGACCGACGAGAGCACCGCCGCGCTGTTGCGCGGGCCGTTGTCGGCCTACCGGATCAGGGCGATCTACGACGATCAGCGCCTGGTGCTGGATGCCGTGCGACGCGGGCGCGGCCTGGCCTGCGTATCGCGACTGGCGGCGCAGGACGAGATCGCGCGCGGCGCGCTGCGGGTGCTGGAGGATTACCCGCGCCTGCCCGGCACGACCTGGTGGTTGTCACGCGTGGCCGGGCCTTCGCGATCGCCGATCGTCGGGCAACTGCTCGACTGGCTGCTGGCGCAGGGCGACCCGGCGAGCGACGGGACCAATCCCGCCGCCTGA
- a CDS encoding agmatine deiminase family protein: MTTRRHFLKRGVLASSGALVTGALGGAFSLPAQARDEAWRMPDEGDRHAATWMAFGPSEAIWGARLLPVVRQNLAGIARAIAAHEPVKMLVREQEQETAARLCGASVELVPCEIDDLWMRDTGPVFVKGAAGQLGAVGFNFNGWGNKQEHEADAEVAGLVADRAGAARVATRLVLEGGGIEVDGEGTAIITESCVLNANRNPGLDKARCEAELSRLLGLRKIIWLPGIAGRDITDGHTDFYARFASPGVVVAGLDPDPSSYDHAVTQRHLAILRKASDAKGRPLKVVTLPGPGSVRARYENDQFAAGYINFYVCNRAVIAPEFGDAKADRNTRDVLTDLFPGREVIQLDIDGVAAGGGGIHCTTQQQPA; the protein is encoded by the coding sequence ATGACGACACGACGCCATTTCCTGAAACGCGGTGTGCTGGCCTCCAGCGGCGCGCTGGTCACGGGCGCGCTGGGTGGCGCCTTCAGCCTGCCGGCGCAAGCCCGCGACGAAGCCTGGCGGATGCCCGACGAGGGCGACCGGCATGCCGCCACCTGGATGGCCTTCGGCCCCAGCGAGGCGATCTGGGGCGCCCGGCTGCTGCCGGTGGTCAGGCAGAACCTGGCGGGCATCGCGCGGGCGATCGCCGCGCACGAGCCGGTGAAGATGCTGGTGCGCGAGCAGGAGCAGGAGACCGCCGCGCGTCTGTGCGGCGCCTCGGTCGAGCTGGTGCCCTGCGAGATCGACGATCTCTGGATGCGCGATACCGGCCCGGTGTTCGTCAAGGGCGCGGCCGGGCAGCTCGGCGCGGTCGGCTTCAACTTCAACGGCTGGGGCAACAAGCAGGAGCACGAGGCGGATGCCGAAGTGGCGGGCCTGGTTGCCGATCGCGCCGGCGCGGCGCGCGTGGCGACGCGCCTGGTGCTGGAGGGTGGCGGCATCGAGGTGGACGGCGAGGGCACGGCCATCATCACCGAGAGCTGCGTGCTCAACGCCAACCGCAATCCGGGCCTGGACAAGGCGCGGTGCGAGGCGGAGCTGTCGCGGCTGCTCGGGCTCAGGAAGATCATCTGGCTGCCCGGCATCGCCGGCCGGGACATCACCGACGGTCATACCGATTTCTATGCGCGTTTCGCCAGCCCCGGCGTGGTGGTGGCCGGGCTCGACCCGGATCCGTCCTCCTACGATCACGCGGTGACCCAGCGCCACCTGGCGATCCTGCGCAAGGCCAGCGACGCGAAGGGCCGCCCGCTGAAGGTGGTGACGCTGCCGGGGCCGGGCAGCGTGCGCGCCCGGTATGAGAACGACCAGTTCGCGGCGGGCTACATCAACTTCTATGTCTGCAATCGCGCCGTGATCGCCCCCGAGTTCGGCGATGCGAAGGCGGACCGCAACACGCGCGACGTGCTGACGGACCTGTTCCCGGGGCGCGAGGTGATCCAGCTCGATATCGACGGGGTGGCGGCCGGCGGCGGGGGCATTCACTGCACCACGCAGCAGCAGCCGGCTTGA
- a CDS encoding alpha/beta fold hydrolase has product MSSTFLYGANVHANGIRQHYLRYGGASGERAARPAVILIPGITSPAITWGFVGEVFGARFDTYVIDVRGRGLSSASDTLDYSLDAQAADVAALAAALKLKRYALVGHSMGARIAARAALRIEAGLESVVLVDPPVSGPGRREYPGKLPWYVDSMALARAGTDAEGMRAFCPSWTDEELRLRAEWLHTCDERAVLASYEGFHQDDFHADAARLRVSSLLITAERGDVVRDEDVAELQRATPAMRHVRVPAAGHMIPWDNAAGFYAAFGDFLGAPLVPATAAA; this is encoded by the coding sequence ATGAGCTCCACCTTCCTGTACGGCGCCAACGTCCACGCCAACGGCATCCGCCAGCACTACCTGCGCTACGGCGGCGCGAGCGGCGAGCGCGCCGCGCGGCCCGCCGTGATCCTGATTCCCGGCATCACCAGCCCGGCCATCACCTGGGGTTTCGTCGGCGAGGTGTTCGGCGCGCGCTTCGACACCTATGTGATCGACGTGCGCGGCCGCGGCCTGTCCTCCGCCTCGGACACGCTCGACTACAGCCTCGACGCGCAGGCCGCCGACGTGGCCGCGTTGGCCGCGGCGCTGAAACTCAAACGTTACGCGCTGGTCGGCCATTCGATGGGCGCGCGCATCGCCGCGCGCGCCGCGCTGCGGATCGAGGCGGGCCTCGAATCGGTGGTGCTGGTCGATCCGCCCGTCTCGGGGCCGGGCCGCCGCGAATACCCGGGCAAGCTGCCCTGGTACGTCGATTCGATGGCGCTGGCGCGTGCCGGCACCGACGCCGAGGGCATGCGCGCCTTCTGCCCGAGCTGGACCGACGAGGAACTGCGCTTGCGCGCCGAATGGCTGCACACCTGCGACGAGCGCGCCGTGCTGGCCTCCTACGAAGGTTTCCACCAGGACGATTTTCATGCCGACGCGGCGCGGCTGCGCGTGAGCTCGCTGCTGATCACCGCCGAGCGCGGCGACGTGGTGCGCGACGAGGACGTGGCCGAGCTGCAGCGCGCCACCCCGGCGATGCGCCATGTGCGCGTGCCGGCCGCCGGCCACATGATTCCCTGGGACAACGCGGCCGGCTTCTACGCGGCCTTCGGCGATTTCCTCGGCGCGCCGCTGGTGCCCGCCACGGCCGCTGCCTGA
- a CDS encoding (2Fe-2S)-binding protein → MSHSGHPAGPLTLRVNGEVRRVPDAAPDTPLLLILRNDFALNGPKYGCGLGQCGACTVLVDGQATRSCVVPAGAASGREVTTLEGLGTPEALHPIQRAFIEEQAAQCGYCLNGMIMSAKALLDREPAPDDDAIREALRFNLCRCGTHLEIVRAVQRAARYLQADHEA, encoded by the coding sequence ATGTCGCATTCCGGCCATCCGGCGGGGCCGCTCACGCTCCGCGTCAACGGCGAGGTGCGCCGCGTCCCCGACGCCGCGCCCGACACGCCCCTGCTGCTGATCCTGCGTAACGATTTCGCCCTGAACGGCCCGAAGTACGGCTGCGGGCTCGGCCAATGCGGCGCCTGCACGGTGCTGGTCGACGGCCAGGCGACGCGTTCCTGCGTGGTGCCGGCCGGCGCCGCGAGCGGGCGCGAGGTCACCACGCTCGAAGGGCTCGGCACGCCCGAGGCGCTGCATCCGATCCAGCGTGCCTTCATCGAGGAGCAGGCCGCGCAATGCGGCTACTGCCTGAACGGCATGATCATGAGCGCCAAGGCCCTGCTCGACCGCGAGCCGGCGCCCGACGACGACGCGATCCGCGAGGCGCTGCGTTTCAATCTGTGCCGCTGCGGCACCCATCTCGAGATCGTGCGCGCCGTGCAGCGCGCGGCACGTTACCTGCAAGCCGACCATGAAGCCTGA
- a CDS encoding 2,5-dihydroxypyridine 5,6-dioxygenase gives MPISDFQLIDAWKRVLTLSRLEAGQTVTILTSSSTHPQTLSCALIATQQMGAIVNRLDLPPVNGEKAFSRDSLAYLGTTPLTGNRAAIAALKASDLVLDLMTLLFSPEQHDILKSGTKILLAVEPPEVLARLVPTEGDRTRVLAAAAKISAAREMRVSSPAGTALVCPLGDFGPTAEYGYVDEPGRWDHWPSGFALTFPNDRGAHGTIVIDRGDILLPQKHYVSEPIVLTVEGGYATRIEGGVDAALLRDYMETFQDPEGYAISHIGWGLQPRARWSTLGLYDREATIGMDARAFEGNFLFSLGPNNEGGGDRTTTCHIDIPLRHCTVQLDDDVVVRDGRVLDQPA, from the coding sequence ATGCCGATTAGCGATTTCCAATTGATCGACGCGTGGAAGCGCGTGCTGACGCTGTCGCGCCTCGAGGCGGGGCAGACCGTGACGATCCTGACCAGTTCCTCGACCCATCCGCAGACGCTGTCCTGCGCGCTGATCGCCACCCAGCAGATGGGGGCGATCGTGAACCGCCTGGACCTGCCGCCCGTGAACGGCGAGAAGGCCTTCAGCCGCGATTCGCTGGCCTATCTCGGCACCACGCCGCTGACCGGCAACCGCGCCGCGATCGCGGCCCTGAAGGCCAGCGACCTGGTGCTCGACCTGATGACCCTGCTGTTCTCCCCGGAGCAGCACGACATCCTGAAGTCCGGCACCAAGATCCTGCTGGCCGTCGAGCCGCCCGAGGTACTGGCGCGCCTGGTGCCCACCGAGGGCGACCGCACGCGCGTGCTGGCCGCCGCCGCGAAGATCTCGGCCGCGCGCGAGATGCGCGTCAGCTCGCCGGCCGGCACCGCGCTGGTCTGCCCGCTCGGCGATTTCGGGCCGACCGCCGAATACGGCTACGTCGACGAGCCGGGCCGCTGGGACCACTGGCCGAGCGGCTTCGCGCTGACCTTCCCGAACGACCGTGGCGCGCACGGCACCATCGTGATCGACCGCGGCGACATCCTGCTGCCGCAGAAGCACTATGTGTCCGAGCCGATCGTGCTGACGGTGGAAGGCGGTTATGCCACCCGCATCGAGGGCGGCGTGGATGCCGCGCTGCTGCGCGACTACATGGAAACCTTCCAGGATCCGGAAGGTTATGCGATCTCGCATATCGGCTGGGGGCTGCAGCCGCGCGCGCGCTGGTCCACGCTGGGCCTCTACGATCGCGAGGCCACCATCGGCATGGACGCGCGCGCCTTCGAGGGCAATTTCCTGTTCTCGCTCGGCCCGAACAACGAGGGCGGCGGCGATCGCACCACCACCTGCCATATCGACATTCCCCTGCGCCACTGCACCGTGCAACTCGACGACGACGTCGTGGTGCGCGACGGGCGCGTGCTCGACCAACCCGCCTGA
- a CDS encoding XdhC family protein: MNALEAFLARRHAPIGLYLGGGTPPEIAVSIVADLTARRHRVPVAGLRDVEAGKAARAAPDGSGAPRPSGS, from the coding sequence TTGAACGCGCTCGAGGCTTTCCTCGCGCGCCGGCATGCGCCGATCGGGCTGTACCTGGGCGGCGGCACGCCGCCCGAGATCGCCGTGTCGATTGTCGCCGACCTGACCGCGCGCCGGCATCGCGTGCCGGTGGCCGGCTTGCGCGACGTCGAGGCGGGCAAGGCCGCCCGCGCCGCGCCGGATGGTTCGGGTGCGCCGCGGCCTTCGGGCTCTTAA
- a CDS encoding isochorismatase family protein: protein MDTLSRHAEAGVYRQQGFGTPLPPAGNIGLLIIDLVVGFADPATFGGGNIPAAIARTRQALAIARERGWPVAHSRIVYAEDGSDDNVFSLKVPGMATLTEDHPNSQIVPELAPAAGELVVRKQVPSAFFGTQLAPWLTQRAVRTLLVAGAVTSGCVRASVVDAMSFGFRPFVLSDCVGDRAIAPHEANLFDMAQKYAAVMPLDEAIAAIEAVQAAR from the coding sequence ATCGATACACTGTCCCGCCACGCCGAAGCCGGCGTCTACCGCCAGCAGGGTTTCGGCACGCCGCTGCCGCCGGCCGGCAACATCGGCCTGCTGATCATCGACCTGGTGGTCGGCTTCGCCGATCCCGCCACCTTCGGCGGCGGCAACATCCCCGCCGCGATCGCGCGCACGCGCCAGGCGCTGGCGATCGCGCGCGAACGCGGCTGGCCGGTCGCGCACAGCCGCATCGTCTATGCCGAGGACGGCAGCGACGACAACGTGTTCTCGCTGAAGGTACCCGGCATGGCCACCCTCACCGAGGATCACCCGAACAGCCAGATCGTCCCCGAGCTCGCGCCCGCGGCCGGCGAGCTGGTGGTGCGCAAGCAGGTGCCCTCGGCCTTCTTCGGCACCCAGCTCGCGCCCTGGCTCACCCAGCGCGCGGTGCGCACCCTGCTGGTGGCCGGCGCGGTGACCAGCGGCTGCGTGCGCGCCAGCGTGGTGGACGCGATGTCGTTCGGCTTCCGGCCCTTCGTGCTGTCCGACTGCGTGGGCGACCGCGCGATCGCCCCGCACGAGGCCAACCTGTTCGACATGGCGCAGAAGTACGCGGCCGTGATGCCGCTCGACGAGGCGATCGCCGCGATCGAGGCGGTGCAGGCGGCGCGCTGA
- a CDS encoding maleate cis-trans isomerase family protein, with the protein MTRTFRIGQIVPSSNTTMETEIPAMLRLREAIRPERFTFHSSRMRMKKVVKEELAAMDAESDRCALELSDARVDVLGYACLVAIMAMGRGYHRVSQERLTRHTAENGAKAPVLTSAGALVDALKVIGAKKIVVVAPYMKPLTELVVDYIGHEGYEVIAWRALEIPDNLDVGRHDPARLPEIVKSLPYQDADAIVLSACVQMPSLPAVAKVEAMTGKPVITAAIATTYSILRELDLEPIVPGAGALLSGAY; encoded by the coding sequence ATGACCCGCACCTTCCGCATCGGCCAGATCGTGCCGAGCTCGAACACCACCATGGAAACCGAGATCCCCGCGATGCTGCGGCTGCGCGAGGCGATCCGCCCGGAGCGCTTCACCTTCCATTCGAGCCGCATGCGCATGAAGAAGGTGGTCAAGGAGGAACTGGCCGCGATGGATGCCGAATCCGATCGCTGCGCGCTCGAGCTGTCGGACGCGCGCGTCGACGTGCTCGGCTACGCCTGCCTGGTGGCGATCATGGCGATGGGCCGCGGCTACCACCGCGTTTCGCAGGAACGCCTGACGCGCCACACCGCCGAGAACGGCGCCAAGGCGCCGGTGCTGACCAGCGCGGGCGCGCTGGTCGACGCGCTGAAGGTGATCGGCGCGAAGAAGATCGTGGTGGTCGCGCCCTACATGAAGCCGCTCACCGAGCTGGTGGTCGACTACATCGGCCACGAGGGTTATGAAGTGATCGCCTGGCGCGCGCTCGAGATCCCCGACAACCTCGACGTCGGCCGCCACGATCCGGCGCGCCTGCCCGAGATCGTCAAGAGCCTGCCCTACCAGGACGCCGACGCGATCGTGCTGTCGGCCTGCGTGCAGATGCCCTCGCTGCCGGCGGTGGCCAAGGTCGAGGCGATGACGGGCAAGCCGGTGATCACTGCCGCGATCGCCACCACCTACTCGATCCTGCGCGAACTCGATCTCGAGCCGATCGTGCCGGGCGCCGGCGCGCTGCTGTCGGGCGCTTACTGA
- a CDS encoding FAD-dependent monooxygenase, producing MKQPRIAIVGAGLGGTAAAALLQRSGYDVRLYEQAPSFSRLGAGIHLGPNVMKIMRRIGCEDALNAMGSHPDFWYSRDGITAEVMSQIPLGDFALKTYGASYLTVHRGDFHALMTQAVAPGTIAFGRKLTAIEDTGSEVRLSFDDGTVETADIAIGADGVNSRLREHLLGAEPPRYTGYVAHRAVFPASLLDNKPYDMCVKWWSGDRHMMVYYVTEKRDEYYYVTGVPQAEWPAGVSMVDSSREEMREAFDGFHPDIQHLIDVSPSITKWPLLERDPLPLWSRGRLVLLGDACHPMKPHMAQGAAMAIEDAAMLARCLDEVGIADYANAFALYEANRAARASKVQLVSHNNTWLRTNEDPAWVFAYDVFGVPLEAPSREPVAG from the coding sequence ATGAAGCAACCCCGTATCGCGATCGTGGGCGCCGGCCTCGGCGGCACCGCCGCCGCCGCGCTGCTGCAGCGCAGCGGCTACGACGTGCGGCTCTACGAGCAGGCGCCGTCGTTCTCGCGGCTCGGCGCCGGCATCCACCTCGGCCCGAACGTGATGAAGATCATGCGCAGGATCGGCTGCGAGGACGCGCTGAACGCGATGGGTTCGCATCCGGATTTCTGGTACAGCCGCGACGGCATCACGGCCGAGGTCATGTCGCAGATCCCGCTCGGCGATTTCGCGCTGAAGACCTACGGCGCGAGCTACCTGACCGTGCATCGCGGCGATTTCCACGCGCTGATGACCCAGGCCGTGGCGCCGGGCACCATCGCCTTCGGCCGCAAGCTCACGGCGATCGAGGACACCGGCAGCGAGGTGCGCCTCAGCTTCGACGACGGCACGGTGGAGACGGCCGATATCGCGATCGGCGCGGACGGCGTGAATTCGCGGCTGCGCGAGCACCTGCTCGGCGCCGAGCCGCCGCGCTACACCGGTTACGTGGCGCATCGCGCGGTGTTCCCGGCCTCGCTGCTCGACAACAAGCCCTACGACATGTGCGTGAAGTGGTGGTCGGGCGACCGCCACATGATGGTCTACTACGTCACCGAGAAGCGCGACGAGTATTACTACGTGACGGGCGTGCCGCAGGCCGAGTGGCCGGCCGGCGTGTCGATGGTCGACAGCAGCCGCGAGGAGATGCGCGAGGCCTTCGACGGTTTCCATCCCGACATCCAGCACCTGATCGACGTCTCGCCCTCGATCACCAAGTGGCCGCTGCTCGAACGCGATCCGCTGCCGCTCTGGAGCCGCGGCCGGCTGGTGCTGCTCGGCGATGCCTGCCATCCGATGAAGCCTCACATGGCGCAGGGCGCGGCGATGGCGATCGAGGACGCGGCGATGCTCGCGCGCTGCCTCGACGAGGTCGGCATCGCCGACTACGCGAACGCCTTCGCGCTCTACGAGGCGAACCGCGCGGCGCGCGCCTCGAAGGTGCAGCTGGTCTCGCACAACAACACCTGGCTGCGCACCAACGAGGACCCGGCCTGGGTGTTCGCCTATGATGTGTTCGGCGTGCCGCTGGAGGCGCCGAGCCGCGAGCCGGTGGCCGGCTGA